In one Drosophila gunungcola strain Sukarami chromosome 2R unlocalized genomic scaffold, Dgunungcola_SK_2 000004F, whole genome shotgun sequence genomic region, the following are encoded:
- the LOC128254030 gene encoding glycerol-3-phosphate acyltransferase 3 isoform X1 — MISAILDLFWIPIGGFLSFLIFISAINKSIGVRKAYVNLLLRIFEYGRVSIETASKENHFSVRTTKTDNKQGVQLVDDADSKEGTNGATLITRDAVLLPQAQEPAPEKPVSSKKDEINFDFEKCLDYVKSGVEAIIEDDVTSRFEAEELKSWNMLTRTNRHYEFISWKITSIWVFGFFIRYVILMPLRVLVCFVGVLFAVFSNSIVACLPFRFVRLSLASLSFKITFRLISTSMSSFIKFHNKQYKPTVSGFCVANHTSPLDVAILSTDCTYSLIGQRHGGFLGVLQRALARASPHIWFERGEAKDRHLVAERLKQHVSDPNNPPILIFPEGTCINNTSVMQFKKGSFEVGGVIYPVAIKYDPRFGDAFWNSAKYSMMQYLYMMMTSWAIVCDVWYLPPMYRQDGESAIDFANRVKSVIAKQGGLIDLVWDGQLKRMKPKKEWREIQQVEFANRLKSDST; from the exons ATGATCAGCGCGATACTGGACTTATTTTGGATCCCCATTGGGGGCTTTCTCTCATTTCTGATATTTATTTCCGCCATAAACAAATCAATCGGCGTCCGAAAAGCGTATGTCAACCTTCTCTTAAGGATATTCGag TACGGTCGAGTCAGTATAGAGACAGCATCCAAAGAAAACCATTTTTCCGTTCGTACTACCAAGACTGACAACAAACAGGGAGTGCAGTTGGTGGACGATGCCGACTCCAAAGAAGGTACCAATGGAGCTACCTTAATCACCAGGGACGCAGTCCTGCTGCCCCAGGCGCAGGAGCCTGCTCCCGAGAAGCCAGTTTCCTCCAAGAAG gatgaaattaatttcgattttgagAAATGTCTGGACTACGTGAAGTCAGGCGTTGAAGCCATTATCGAGGACGATGTAACATCGCGTTTCGAGGCGGAGGAGCTCAAGAGCTGGAACATGCTCACACGCACCAATAGGCACTACGAATTCATTTCCTGGAAAATAACTTCCATCTGGGTGTTTGGCTTCTTCATCCGATACGTAATCCTGATGCCACTTAGAGTGCTGGTCTGCTTCGTTGGT GTTTTATTtgcagttttttcaaactcCATTGTGGCTTGTTTACCCTTTCGATTTGTACGGCTTTCGTTAGCGAGCTTGTCATTCAAAATTACGTTCCGCCTTATTTCGACTTCTATGTCTTCTTTTATCAAGTTCCACAATAAACAATATAAGCCCACAGTTTCTGGGTTCTGTGTAGCCAACCACACTTCGCCCTTGGATGTGGCAATATTATCGACCGATTGTACCTATTCTTTG ATTGGCCAACGCCATGGAGGCTTTCTGGGCGTGCTGCAAAGAGCTCTGGCCAGGGCATCTCCTCACATTTGGTTTGAACGTGGCGAGGCAAAGGATCGCCACTTGGTGGCCGAGCGACTCAAGCAGCACGTTTCGGATCCAAACAACCCACCGATTCTCATTTTCCCGGAGGGAACCTGCATCAACAACACATCGGTTATGCAGTTCAAAAAGGGCAGCTTCGAAGTTGGCGGCGTCATCTACCCGGTGGCCATTAA GTACGATCCCAGATTTGGCGATGCTTTCTGGAACAGTGCGAAGTACTCGATGATGCAGTATCTGTACATGATGATGACCTCGTGGGCCATAGTGTGCGATGTGTGGTACCTGCCACCAATGTACCGGCAGGATGGAGAGTCGGCGATTGACTTCGCGAACCGCGTGAAAAGCGTCATCGCCAAGCAGGGCGGCTTGATTGATCTGGTCTGGGACGGACAGTTGAAGCGCATGAAGCCAAAGAAGGAGTGGAGGGAGATCCAGCAAGTGGAGTTCGCCAATCGATTAAAGTCGGACTCAACCTAA
- the LOC128254030 gene encoding glycerol-3-phosphate acyltransferase 3-like isoform X3 — MYGRVSIETASKENHFSVRTTKTDNKQGVQLVDDADSKEGTNGATLITRDAVLLPQAQEPAPEKPVSSKKDEINFDFEKCLDYVKSGVEAIIEDDVTSRFEAEELKSWNMLTRTNRHYEFISWKITSIWVFGFFIRYVILMPLRVLVCFVGVLFAVFSNSIVACLPFRFVRLSLASLSFKITFRLISTSMSSFIKFHNKQYKPTVSGFCVANHTSPLDVAILSTDCTYSLIGQRHGGFLGVLQRALARASPHIWFERGEAKDRHLVAERLKQHVSDPNNPPILIFPEGTCINNTSVMQFKKGSFEVGGVIYPVAIKYDPRFGDAFWNSAKYSMMQYLYMMMTSWAIVCDVWYLPPMYRQDGESAIDFANRVKSVIAKQGGLIDLVWDGQLKRMKPKKEWREIQQVEFANRLKSDST, encoded by the exons ATG TACGGTCGAGTCAGTATAGAGACAGCATCCAAAGAAAACCATTTTTCCGTTCGTACTACCAAGACTGACAACAAACAGGGAGTGCAGTTGGTGGACGATGCCGACTCCAAAGAAGGTACCAATGGAGCTACCTTAATCACCAGGGACGCAGTCCTGCTGCCCCAGGCGCAGGAGCCTGCTCCCGAGAAGCCAGTTTCCTCCAAGAAG gatgaaattaatttcgattttgagAAATGTCTGGACTACGTGAAGTCAGGCGTTGAAGCCATTATCGAGGACGATGTAACATCGCGTTTCGAGGCGGAGGAGCTCAAGAGCTGGAACATGCTCACACGCACCAATAGGCACTACGAATTCATTTCCTGGAAAATAACTTCCATCTGGGTGTTTGGCTTCTTCATCCGATACGTAATCCTGATGCCACTTAGAGTGCTGGTCTGCTTCGTTGGT GTTTTATTtgcagttttttcaaactcCATTGTGGCTTGTTTACCCTTTCGATTTGTACGGCTTTCGTTAGCGAGCTTGTCATTCAAAATTACGTTCCGCCTTATTTCGACTTCTATGTCTTCTTTTATCAAGTTCCACAATAAACAATATAAGCCCACAGTTTCTGGGTTCTGTGTAGCCAACCACACTTCGCCCTTGGATGTGGCAATATTATCGACCGATTGTACCTATTCTTTG ATTGGCCAACGCCATGGAGGCTTTCTGGGCGTGCTGCAAAGAGCTCTGGCCAGGGCATCTCCTCACATTTGGTTTGAACGTGGCGAGGCAAAGGATCGCCACTTGGTGGCCGAGCGACTCAAGCAGCACGTTTCGGATCCAAACAACCCACCGATTCTCATTTTCCCGGAGGGAACCTGCATCAACAACACATCGGTTATGCAGTTCAAAAAGGGCAGCTTCGAAGTTGGCGGCGTCATCTACCCGGTGGCCATTAA GTACGATCCCAGATTTGGCGATGCTTTCTGGAACAGTGCGAAGTACTCGATGATGCAGTATCTGTACATGATGATGACCTCGTGGGCCATAGTGTGCGATGTGTGGTACCTGCCACCAATGTACCGGCAGGATGGAGAGTCGGCGATTGACTTCGCGAACCGCGTGAAAAGCGTCATCGCCAAGCAGGGCGGCTTGATTGATCTGGTCTGGGACGGACAGTTGAAGCGCATGAAGCCAAAGAAGGAGTGGAGGGAGATCCAGCAAGTGGAGTTCGCCAATCGATTAAAGTCGGACTCAACCTAA
- the LOC128253745 gene encoding muscle LIM protein Mlp84B, giving the protein MPFVPVETPKCPACGKSVYAAEERVAGGYKFHKTCFKCSMCNKALDSTNCTEHEKELFCKNCHGRKYGPKGYGFGGGAGCLSTDTGAHLNREFVAPKIPPKAPDGLGCPRCGIYVYAAEQMLARGKGYHRRCFKCVQCNKTLDSTLHCDGPDKDIYCRGCYAQKFGARGYGHIGISSLGLMSDIRDCEWQSDMAPKASAINVEQIQAPIGEGCPRCGGVVFAAEQVLSKGRPWHRKCYKCRDCTKTLDSIIACDGPDNEVYCKTCYGKKWGPHGYGFACGSSFLQTDGITEENLESMRPFVAPDTTSIMAPDGEGCPRCGGAVFAAELQLSKGKMWHRKCFNCARCHRPLDSVLACDGPDDNIYCKLCYAKMYGPKGFGYGHTPTLVSTNYEYTPSCWGTIDRNGQKSENGCPRCGFMVFAAEQMKSKNNVWHKLCFYCSECRKYLDSTNLNDGPDGNIYCRSCYGKFYGPKGVGYGIGAGTLTMA; this is encoded by the exons ATGCCTTTTGTTCCCGTGGAAACCCCCAAGTGCCCCGCGTGCGGAAAGTCGGTCTATGCCGCCGAGGAGCGCGTTGCCGGAGGCTATAAATTCCACAAGACCTGCTTCAAGTGCA GCATGTGCAACAAGGCCCTGGACTCGACCAACTGCACGGAGCACGAGAAGGAGCTTTTCTGCAAAAACTGCCATGGTCGCAAATACGGTCCCAAGGGATACGGTTTCGGTGGTGGTGCCGGTTGCCTGTCCACGGACACTGGCGCCCACTTAAACAGAGA ATTTGTTGCGCCGAAGATTCCCCCAAAAGCACCCGACGGGTTGGGCTGTCCAAGGTGCGGCATATATGTCTATGCTGCCGAACAAATGCTGGCAAGAGGAAAG gGCTACCATCGAAGGTGCTTCAAGTGCGTTCAGTGCAACAAGACTCTAGACTCGACTCTTCACTGTGATGGTCCAGACAAGGACATTTACTGTAGAG GATGCTATGCTCAGAAGTTTGGTGCCAGGGGTTATGGGCACATTGGCATTTCGTCCTTGGGTCTGATGTCCGATATCAGAGATTGCGAGTGGCAAAG CGATATGGCACCCAAAGCCTCGGCCATAAATGTGGAGCAAATTCAGGCGCCCATCGGTGAAGGATGTCCGCGATGTGGTGGCGTTGTTTTTGCCGCCGAACAGGTCCTTTCGAAGGGAAGACCCTGGCACAGGAAGTGCTATAAGTGTCGCGACTGCACCAAAACACTGGACTCCATCATCGCGTGCGATGGCCCGGACAACGAGGTGTACTGCAAAACTTGCTACGGCAAAAAGTGGGGACCCCATGGTTACGGATTCGCCTGtggatccagcttcctgcaaACCGATGGCATTAC tgAGGAGAACTTAGAATCCATGCGACCATTTGTGGCCCCGGATACAACTTCGATCATGGCTCCGGACGGAGAGGGATGTCCGCGTTGTGGCGGTGCAGTTTTTGCCGCCGAACTGCAGTTGTCCAAGGGGAAAATGTGGCATCGGAAGTGCTTCAACTGCGCCAGGTGCCATCGCCCACTGGACTCCGTGCTGGCCTGCGATGGTCCGGATGACAACATCTACTGCAAACTCTGCTACGCCAAGATGTACGGTCCCAAAGGATTCGGATACGGACACACTCCCACTCTGGTGTCCACCAACTACGAATACACGCCCAGTTG ttggGGAACTATTGATCGCAACGGACAAAAGTCGGAGAACGGATGTCCGCGGTGCGGATTCATGGTCTTTGCGGCGGAGCAAATGAAGAGCAAGAACAACGTGTGGCACAAGCTGTGCTTCTACTGCTCGGAGTGCCGGAAGTATCTGGACTCGACCAACTTGAACGACGGACCCGATGGCAATATATACTGCCGATCGTGCTACGGCAAGTTCTACGGACCAAAGGGTGTTGGCTATGGCATCGGAGCTGGCACATTGACAATGGCTTAA
- the LOC128254030 gene encoding glycerol-3-phosphate acyltransferase 3 isoform X4, with the protein MCFGVLSSAISAVITYHNEDNRPSSGICVANHTSPIDVLVLMCDSTYSLIGQRHGGFLGVLQRALARASPHIWFERGEAKDRHLVAERLKQHVSDPNNPPILIFPEGTCINNTSVMQFKKGSFEVGGVIYPVAIKYDPRFGDAFWNSAKYSMMQYLYMMMTSWAIVCDVWYLPPMYRQDGESAIDFANRVKSVIAKQGGLIDLVWDGQLKRMKPKKEWREIQQVEFANRLKSDST; encoded by the exons ATGTGTTTTGGCGTTTTGTCCAGCGCCATATCGGCGGTTATCACCTACCACAATGAGGATAATCGGCCATCGTCTGGTATTTGTGTCGCCAATCATACCAGCCCCATCGATGTGCTGGTCTTGATGTGCGACTCGACCTATTCGCTG ATTGGCCAACGCCATGGAGGCTTTCTGGGCGTGCTGCAAAGAGCTCTGGCCAGGGCATCTCCTCACATTTGGTTTGAACGTGGCGAGGCAAAGGATCGCCACTTGGTGGCCGAGCGACTCAAGCAGCACGTTTCGGATCCAAACAACCCACCGATTCTCATTTTCCCGGAGGGAACCTGCATCAACAACACATCGGTTATGCAGTTCAAAAAGGGCAGCTTCGAAGTTGGCGGCGTCATCTACCCGGTGGCCATTAA GTACGATCCCAGATTTGGCGATGCTTTCTGGAACAGTGCGAAGTACTCGATGATGCAGTATCTGTACATGATGATGACCTCGTGGGCCATAGTGTGCGATGTGTGGTACCTGCCACCAATGTACCGGCAGGATGGAGAGTCGGCGATTGACTTCGCGAACCGCGTGAAAAGCGTCATCGCCAAGCAGGGCGGCTTGATTGATCTGGTCTGGGACGGACAGTTGAAGCGCATGAAGCCAAAGAAGGAGTGGAGGGAGATCCAGCAAGTGGAGTTCGCCAATCGATTAAAGTCGGACTCAACCTAA
- the LOC128254030 gene encoding glycerol-3-phosphate acyltransferase 3 isoform X2 has product MISAILDLFWIPIGGFLSFLIFISAINKSIGVRKAYVNLLLRIFEYGRVSIETASKENHFSVRTTKTDNKQGVQLVDDADSKEGTNGATLITRDAVLLPQAQEPAPEKPVSSKKDEINFDFEKCLDYVKSGVEAIIEDDVTSRFEAEELKSWNMLTRTNRHYEFISWKITSIWVFGFFIRYVILMPLRVLVCFVGVVWLTVCTAAVGYLKDGPYKRALVHKVLGMCFGVLSSAISAVITYHNEDNRPSSGICVANHTSPIDVLVLMCDSTYSLIGQRHGGFLGVLQRALARASPHIWFERGEAKDRHLVAERLKQHVSDPNNPPILIFPEGTCINNTSVMQFKKGSFEVGGVIYPVAIKYDPRFGDAFWNSAKYSMMQYLYMMMTSWAIVCDVWYLPPMYRQDGESAIDFANRVKSVIAKQGGLIDLVWDGQLKRMKPKKEWREIQQVEFANRLKSDST; this is encoded by the exons ATGATCAGCGCGATACTGGACTTATTTTGGATCCCCATTGGGGGCTTTCTCTCATTTCTGATATTTATTTCCGCCATAAACAAATCAATCGGCGTCCGAAAAGCGTATGTCAACCTTCTCTTAAGGATATTCGag TACGGTCGAGTCAGTATAGAGACAGCATCCAAAGAAAACCATTTTTCCGTTCGTACTACCAAGACTGACAACAAACAGGGAGTGCAGTTGGTGGACGATGCCGACTCCAAAGAAGGTACCAATGGAGCTACCTTAATCACCAGGGACGCAGTCCTGCTGCCCCAGGCGCAGGAGCCTGCTCCCGAGAAGCCAGTTTCCTCCAAGAAG gatgaaattaatttcgattttgagAAATGTCTGGACTACGTGAAGTCAGGCGTTGAAGCCATTATCGAGGACGATGTAACATCGCGTTTCGAGGCGGAGGAGCTCAAGAGCTGGAACATGCTCACACGCACCAATAGGCACTACGAATTCATTTCCTGGAAAATAACTTCCATCTGGGTGTTTGGCTTCTTCATCCGATACGTAATCCTGATGCCACTTAGAGTGCTGGTCTGCTTCGTTGGT GTAGTGTGGTTAACAGTTTGTACGGCTGCAGTGGGATATTTGAAGGATGGGCCCTACAAGCGCGCTCTCGTGCACAAAGTGCTCGGCATGTGTTTTGGCGTTTTGTCCAGCGCCATATCGGCGGTTATCACCTACCACAATGAGGATAATCGGCCATCGTCTGGTATTTGTGTCGCCAATCATACCAGCCCCATCGATGTGCTGGTCTTGATGTGCGACTCGACCTATTCGCTG ATTGGCCAACGCCATGGAGGCTTTCTGGGCGTGCTGCAAAGAGCTCTGGCCAGGGCATCTCCTCACATTTGGTTTGAACGTGGCGAGGCAAAGGATCGCCACTTGGTGGCCGAGCGACTCAAGCAGCACGTTTCGGATCCAAACAACCCACCGATTCTCATTTTCCCGGAGGGAACCTGCATCAACAACACATCGGTTATGCAGTTCAAAAAGGGCAGCTTCGAAGTTGGCGGCGTCATCTACCCGGTGGCCATTAA GTACGATCCCAGATTTGGCGATGCTTTCTGGAACAGTGCGAAGTACTCGATGATGCAGTATCTGTACATGATGATGACCTCGTGGGCCATAGTGTGCGATGTGTGGTACCTGCCACCAATGTACCGGCAGGATGGAGAGTCGGCGATTGACTTCGCGAACCGCGTGAAAAGCGTCATCGCCAAGCAGGGCGGCTTGATTGATCTGGTCTGGGACGGACAGTTGAAGCGCATGAAGCCAAAGAAGGAGTGGAGGGAGATCCAGCAAGTGGAGTTCGCCAATCGATTAAAGTCGGACTCAACCTAA
- the LOC128254030 gene encoding glycerol-3-phosphate acyltransferase 3-like isoform X5 yields the protein MISAILDLFWIPIGGFLSFLIFISAINKSIGVRKAYVNLLLRIFEYGRVSIETASKENHFSVRTTKTDNKQGVQLVDDADSKEGTNGATLITRDAVLLPQAQEPAPEKPVSSKKDEINFDFEKCLDYVKSGVEAIIEDDVTSRFEAEELKSWNMLTRTNRHYEFISWKITSIWVFGFFIRYVILMPLRVLVCFVGVLFAVFSNSIVACLPFRFVRLSLASLSFKITFRLISTSMSSFIKFHNKQYKPTVSGFCVANHTSPLDVAILSTDCTYSLVVWLTVCTAAVGYLKDGPYKRALVHKVLGMCFGVLSSAISAVITYHNEDNRPSSGICVANHTSPIDVLVLMCDSTYSLIGQRHGGFLGVLQRALARASPHIWFERGEAKDRHLVAERLKQHVSDPNNPPILIFPEGTCINNTSVMQFKKGSFEVGGVIYPVAIKYDPRFGDAFWNSAKYSMMQYLYMMMTSWAIVCDVWYLPPMYRQDGESAIDFANRVKSVIAKQGGLIDLVWDGQLKRMKPKKEWREIQQVEFANRLKSDST from the exons ATGATCAGCGCGATACTGGACTTATTTTGGATCCCCATTGGGGGCTTTCTCTCATTTCTGATATTTATTTCCGCCATAAACAAATCAATCGGCGTCCGAAAAGCGTATGTCAACCTTCTCTTAAGGATATTCGag TACGGTCGAGTCAGTATAGAGACAGCATCCAAAGAAAACCATTTTTCCGTTCGTACTACCAAGACTGACAACAAACAGGGAGTGCAGTTGGTGGACGATGCCGACTCCAAAGAAGGTACCAATGGAGCTACCTTAATCACCAGGGACGCAGTCCTGCTGCCCCAGGCGCAGGAGCCTGCTCCCGAGAAGCCAGTTTCCTCCAAGAAG gatgaaattaatttcgattttgagAAATGTCTGGACTACGTGAAGTCAGGCGTTGAAGCCATTATCGAGGACGATGTAACATCGCGTTTCGAGGCGGAGGAGCTCAAGAGCTGGAACATGCTCACACGCACCAATAGGCACTACGAATTCATTTCCTGGAAAATAACTTCCATCTGGGTGTTTGGCTTCTTCATCCGATACGTAATCCTGATGCCACTTAGAGTGCTGGTCTGCTTCGTTGGT GTTTTATTtgcagttttttcaaactcCATTGTGGCTTGTTTACCCTTTCGATTTGTACGGCTTTCGTTAGCGAGCTTGTCATTCAAAATTACGTTCCGCCTTATTTCGACTTCTATGTCTTCTTTTATCAAGTTCCACAATAAACAATATAAGCCCACAGTTTCTGGGTTCTGTGTAGCCAACCACACTTCGCCCTTGGATGTGGCAATATTATCGACCGATTGTACCTATTCTTTG GTAGTGTGGTTAACAGTTTGTACGGCTGCAGTGGGATATTTGAAGGATGGGCCCTACAAGCGCGCTCTCGTGCACAAAGTGCTCGGCATGTGTTTTGGCGTTTTGTCCAGCGCCATATCGGCGGTTATCACCTACCACAATGAGGATAATCGGCCATCGTCTGGTATTTGTGTCGCCAATCATACCAGCCCCATCGATGTGCTGGTCTTGATGTGCGACTCGACCTATTCGCTG ATTGGCCAACGCCATGGAGGCTTTCTGGGCGTGCTGCAAAGAGCTCTGGCCAGGGCATCTCCTCACATTTGGTTTGAACGTGGCGAGGCAAAGGATCGCCACTTGGTGGCCGAGCGACTCAAGCAGCACGTTTCGGATCCAAACAACCCACCGATTCTCATTTTCCCGGAGGGAACCTGCATCAACAACACATCGGTTATGCAGTTCAAAAAGGGCAGCTTCGAAGTTGGCGGCGTCATCTACCCGGTGGCCATTAA GTACGATCCCAGATTTGGCGATGCTTTCTGGAACAGTGCGAAGTACTCGATGATGCAGTATCTGTACATGATGATGACCTCGTGGGCCATAGTGTGCGATGTGTGGTACCTGCCACCAATGTACCGGCAGGATGGAGAGTCGGCGATTGACTTCGCGAACCGCGTGAAAAGCGTCATCGCCAAGCAGGGCGGCTTGATTGATCTGGTCTGGGACGGACAGTTGAAGCGCATGAAGCCAAAGAAGGAGTGGAGGGAGATCCAGCAAGTGGAGTTCGCCAATCGATTAAAGTCGGACTCAACCTAA
- the LOC128253744 gene encoding carboxylesterase 5A yields MDCKRNFLAYLALFFHLVSNYCLIRVQCVDAPFIHIPGNGVISGTYLKMFRTQNIKAYLGIRYAHARRFQPPDIELTPWKGIFNATVFQPDCWQNPMPSVGKETEQILKIISSDSNPEDGGRKYEENCLYLNVFVPDGLPEINGYAVVVWIHSGDFSTGSPADVEPFQLVFKQKVIVVTFSYRLNIFGFFTTDDGEAQGNYGLMDQSAALYWVKKNINFFGGDSNRITLMGHDAGAVSVALHMTSGEWSKGGFHKAIIMSGNPLSPVKMPYEYEGSLDQVSSTFGCPRKPTSVFIQCLKRLDAKRLSENLPSVSWGPVVDFGLSNTSYPFIENQPEILFRKGSYHRVPVIIGVTDMEEVLTLFKDNLDTDISASDLEGFYNDIAVNDMHKLVRNYEWCSNYELISDAINFMYANDSDTDVKKANKHIISAHTEKFYITPMQTFADLLSNDSQVYSYLFRMRPRSVLQDLPSWISVPKYFDQVFVWGNPYMTNAVDWQSTDKKIADIIMTLWANFAKTSNPTKSNVYVKWNAMTPNNDSVLLIDQSFNTDNLLNNQRINFWKSLYPKILVFSAECCNSTFSGSALVIASTSFPILLCTLSIIVNMF; encoded by the exons ATGGATTGCAAAAGGAACTTCCTGGCTTATTTGGCATTGTTCTTTCACCTAGTCagtaattattgtttaatacGTGTGCAATGTGTGGACGCGCCCTTTATACACATTCCGGGCAACGGAGTTATATCCGGAACGTATTTGAAAATGTTCCGAACGCAGAATATTAAAGCATACCTTGGCATTCGGTACGCACATGCCAGGAGATTTCAACCTCCGGATATCGAACTAACACCGTGGAAGGGGATTTTCAACGCGACCGTTTTTCAACCGGACTGTTGGCAGAACCCCATGCCTTCTGTGGGCAAAGAAACCGAACAAATCCTAAAAATCATATCTTCCGATTCGAATCCCGAGGATGGTGGCAGAAAATACGAGGAGAACTGCTTGTATCTGAACGTTTTTGTACCTGATG GATTGCCTGAGATCAATGGATATGCCGTCGTTGTGTGGATCCACTCTGGTGATTTCTCCACTGGCAGCCCGGCGGATGTGGAACCCTTTCAGTTGGTGTTCAAGCAGAAGGTGATTGTGGTGACCTTTTCGTATCGGCTGAATATCTTTGGATTTTTCACCACcgacgacggcgaggcccagGGAAACTATGGCCTGATGGACCAGTCGGCGGCACTTTATTGGGTCAAGAAGAATATCAACTTTTTCGGAGGCGACTCCAATCGGATCACCCTGATGGGACACGATGCGGGGGCTGTGAGTGTGGCCCTGCACATGACGTCGGGTGAGTGGTCGAAGGGGGGCTTCCACAAGGCCATCATAATGTCGGGGAATCCCCTGAGTCCCGTCAAAATGCCCTACGAGTATGAGGGATCGCTGGACCAGGTCTCCAGCACTTTTGGCTGTCCGCGAAAACCAACTTCGGTGTTTATTCAGTGCCTCAAGAGACTCGATGCCAAGAGGCTTTCGGAAAACCTGCCCTCGGTGAGTTGGGGTCCTGTTGTGGACTTCGGCTTGAGCAACACCTCGTATCCCTTCATCGAGAATCAGCCGGAGATCCTGTTCAGGAAGGGAAGCTATCACAGAGTGCCCGTCATTATAGGCGTAACCGACATGGAGGAGGTGCTCACTTTGTTCAAGGACAACCTCGATACGGATATAAGTGCTTCGGATCTGGAGGGTTTCTACAACGACATTGCCGTCAACGACATGCACAAACTTGTCCGAAACTATGAGTGGTGCTCGAACTACGAGTTGATATCGGACGCTATCAACTTTATGTACGCCAATGACTCGGACACGGATGTGAAAAAGGCCAATAAACACATTATAAGTGCCCACACCGAAAAGTTCTACATCACGCCGATGCAAACGTTCGCCGATTTGCTGAGCAACGACAGTCAAGTCTACAGCTACCTGTTCAGGATGCGACCGCGATCGGTGCTCCAGGATCTTCCCAGTTGGATAAGTGTGCCCAAGTACTTTGACCAGGTGTTCGTCTGGGGCAATCCCTATATGACCAACGCCGTGGATTGGCAGTCGACCGATAAGAAAATCGCCGATATTATCATGACCTTGTGGGCGAACTTCGCCAAGACCTCGAATCCCACGAAATCGAATGTGTACGTCAAGTGGAACGCCATGACCCCCAACAATGACTCAGTGCTTCTCATCGACCAGAGCTTCAACACGGACAACTTGCTCAACAATCAGCGGATTAACTTTTGGAAATCACTGTACCCCAAAATCCTCGTCTTCTCCGCCGAATGTTGCAACTCCACATTCTCGGGCAGCGCCTTAGTGATCGCTTCCACTTCCTTCCCAATACTATTGTGTACCCTTAGCATTATCGTTAATATGTTTTGA
- the LOC128253746 gene encoding uncharacterized protein LOC128253746 has product MSLEPNKPDNQTKKEPAVLSEDTITTDKCLADFCMKGGSGLIIGSVFTLFFTRPQTYPIWLGLGFGMGMAYDCCQARWSEQQYSNELSFHKRSPSGNRF; this is encoded by the coding sequence ATGTCTCTTGAACCAAATAAGCCAGACAATCAGACAAAAAAGGAGCCTGCAGTTTTGAGTGAAGACACTATCACCACGGACAAATGCCTGGCGGACTTTTGCATGAAGGGCGGAAGTGGTTTGATTATTGGCAGCGTTTTCACCTTGTTCTTCACGCGTCCACAAACCTATCCGATTTGGCTGGGGCTCGGATTTGGAATGGGCATGGCCTACGACTGTTGCCAGGCCCGTTGGAGTGAACAACAATATTCAAATGAACTAAGCTTCCATAAACGTAGCCCCTCTGGAAAtaggttttaa